From Pseudomonas sp. StFLB209, a single genomic window includes:
- a CDS encoding DUF411 domain-containing protein: MPTNRIFVRLAAIAGLLVTSAAYAAEPLSIDVHRDANCGCCKNWIAHLEANGFKVTDHVETDMSAVKQKLGVAPRLASCHTAVIDGKFVEGHVPAEQIRELRGRNDLVGIAVPGMPAGSPGMKVDGVSHAYQVIGLIKSGEDQVVANYPAK; encoded by the coding sequence ATGCCAACTAACCGCATATTCGTTCGGCTAGCCGCTATCGCTGGGCTTCTGGTGACCTCGGCGGCCTACGCTGCCGAGCCATTGTCCATCGACGTTCACCGAGACGCGAACTGCGGTTGCTGCAAGAACTGGATCGCGCACCTGGAAGCCAATGGTTTCAAAGTGACCGACCATGTTGAGACGGACATGAGCGCAGTGAAACAGAAGCTGGGCGTAGCGCCACGGTTAGCGTCCTGCCACACAGCTGTGATCGACGGAAAGTTTGTTGAAGGTCACGTGCCAGCTGAGCAGATTCGAGAACTCAGGGGGCGGAACGATCTAGTCGGGATCGCCGTACCAGGAATGCCAGCTGGGTCCCCAGGCATGAAGGTTGATGGCGTAAGCCATGCCTACCAAGTCATTGGTTTAATCAAAAGCGGCGAGGACCAAGTAGTCGCCAACTATCCAGCCAAATAA
- a CDS encoding DUF2790 domain-containing protein, translating to MKVIKSITAILALVASSAVLAEGGSDRLHGKMIQANEQAMRAYAAAKGKNPPEVIHYRYGMRLDVAKVISMTSTKASCDVMPAQMNYEDSNGDVKILEYRTAGVGCRGQN from the coding sequence ATGAAAGTCATCAAAAGTATCACCGCTATCCTGGCCCTAGTGGCTTCGTCAGCCGTACTCGCCGAAGGAGGATCCGACCGTCTGCATGGAAAGATGATTCAGGCCAATGAGCAAGCTATGCGAGCTTATGCCGCTGCCAAGGGAAAGAACCCACCGGAGGTGATCCACTATCGCTACGGGATGCGGCTCGACGTGGCGAAGGTGATCAGCATGACGTCGACCAAGGCGAGCTGTGACGTGATGCCGGCACAGATGAATTACGAGGATTCCAACGGAGACGTGAAAATCCTTGAATACCGGACCGCTGGAGTCGGTTGCCGGGGCCAGAACTGA
- a CDS encoding antitoxin Xre/MbcA/ParS toxin-binding domain-containing protein, with protein MASLAANAQEEVDAVNPTSTRPPVESQAFPPTFHLVHTHPDGLSQLELLSLVQTGFFFSDVKCMVESSSLFKARNLVGRITGRSTRSIHRLSHPAQAHRLDAQQSAVAFQYAKGLELASKVFGSQMLAEQWLCRPCGRLLGFVPFEMLDTSLGFSVVADYLERIRLGVYQ; from the coding sequence ATGGCTAGTCTGGCAGCCAACGCACAAGAGGAGGTCGATGCAGTGAATCCTACAAGCACTCGCCCACCTGTTGAATCGCAGGCCTTTCCACCAACGTTCCACCTGGTTCATACCCACCCCGACGGGTTGAGCCAGCTGGAGCTCCTGAGTCTAGTCCAAACAGGATTCTTTTTCAGCGACGTGAAGTGCATGGTCGAGTCATCGAGCCTGTTCAAGGCTCGTAACCTCGTCGGGCGAATCACAGGAAGATCGACCAGAAGCATTCACCGTCTGAGCCATCCCGCTCAGGCCCATCGTCTGGATGCCCAGCAGAGCGCGGTGGCGTTCCAGTATGCGAAAGGACTGGAGCTTGCATCGAAGGTATTTGGCTCTCAGATGCTCGCGGAGCAGTGGCTTTGTCGGCCGTGCGGCCGTTTGTTGGGGTTTGTACCCTTCGAGATGCTCGACACGTCGCTCGGGTTCAGCGTCGTAGCGGACTATCTTGAGCGTATACGCTTGGGTGTCTACCAGTAG
- a CDS encoding copper resistance protein B, whose product MANSLERPSLLALTVSIGMLGVTPSFAAEEVDHSGMDHSKMGHGSMQMGAAPSESMPPMDHSKMGVSKQQKKPASADHSEMGHAQSQSKSSSVDHSKMDHSKMGHGNMKGMDHGSMKGMDHTQMNHGSVTSPTTTSRTPIPVLTDADREAAFPPLGGHQVHDSGVNSFFLLDQLEYQDANEGSTLAWDASGWVGGDINRLWVRSEGERTNGVTEDAELQLLYGRSVSPWWDVVAGVRQDFKPESPQTWAAFGIQGMALYDFEAEATAFIGENGQTAARLEGEYDILLTNRLILQPTAEANFYGKNDPERGVGSGLANTEVGLRLRYEIVRQFAPYIGVTWSRSYGNTADFIRNEGGDVNEARFVAGIRMWF is encoded by the coding sequence ATGGCCAATAGCCTTGAGCGGCCTTCGCTGCTGGCCTTGACTGTTTCAATCGGCATGCTGGGTGTAACGCCCAGCTTCGCCGCTGAAGAAGTGGATCACTCGGGCATGGATCATTCGAAAATGGGGCACGGTTCCATGCAAATGGGTGCTGCTCCTTCCGAATCGATGCCGCCGATGGATCACAGCAAGATGGGGGTCAGCAAACAGCAAAAAAAGCCTGCCTCCGCTGATCACAGCGAGATGGGGCATGCTCAAAGCCAGAGTAAATCCAGCTCGGTGGACCATAGCAAGATGGACCACAGCAAAATGGGCCATGGAAATATGAAGGGCATGGATCACGGTTCGATGAAGGGCATGGACCATACCCAGATGAACCACGGTTCAGTGACTTCTCCGACCACAACGAGCCGCACTCCGATTCCAGTGCTCACTGATGCCGACCGCGAGGCAGCCTTTCCGCCTTTGGGTGGCCACCAGGTGCATGACAGCGGAGTCAACAGCTTCTTCCTTTTGGACCAGCTCGAATACCAGGACGCCAATGAGGGCAGCACCCTGGCCTGGGACGCATCAGGCTGGGTAGGCGGCGACATTAATCGACTCTGGGTTCGTTCTGAAGGCGAGCGCACCAATGGGGTAACCGAAGACGCTGAGCTGCAATTGCTGTACGGGCGCTCGGTCAGTCCATGGTGGGATGTGGTCGCCGGAGTCCGTCAGGATTTCAAACCAGAATCCCCGCAGACCTGGGCAGCCTTTGGTATTCAGGGCATGGCCCTCTATGACTTCGAGGCCGAAGCCACGGCGTTCATAGGTGAGAACGGCCAGACTGCTGCGCGTCTTGAGGGCGAATACGACATCCTGCTGACCAATCGCTTGATCTTGCAACCCACGGCAGAGGCGAACTTCTATGGCAAGAACGATCCAGAGCGCGGCGTAGGCTCGGGTCTGGCCAATACCGAAGTCGGGTTGCGTCTACGGTATGAAATTGTCCGCCAGTTTGCTCCATACATAGGCGTAACCTGGAGCCGCTCCTACGGCAACACCGCTGACTTCATCCGAAACGAGGGTGGAGATGTTAATGAGGCACGCTTCGTTGCCGGTATCAGGATGTGGTTCTGA
- a CDS encoding c-type cytochrome, translating into MKRTITTLLGASAVGSAAVLGTAYFGLVNVGADDPHFPAVHSFLAMARDRSIEVRARDIEVPDLKEAALIKAGAGNYNAMCIGCHLAPGVGKTELSQALYPSPPDLTKVGVGGDPAAAFWTIKHGIKATGMPAWGKSMGDEYIWGIVAFLDQLPQMNAEQYKALVATSGGHQHGGGESDMHNHEGQHGGSGHAEHGDHDEAADDDHAQAAHDHGAAPAGSAQAADHHGDHNAAEAHSDAHPTSSPKTHVHKDGKEHTHAN; encoded by the coding sequence ATGAAAAGAACAATTACAACGCTGCTCGGGGCTAGTGCTGTCGGAAGTGCTGCGGTACTGGGCACAGCCTATTTCGGCTTGGTGAATGTCGGCGCCGATGATCCTCACTTCCCGGCAGTCCATTCCTTTCTCGCCATGGCTCGTGATCGGTCTATTGAGGTTCGAGCGCGAGACATCGAAGTCCCTGATCTGAAGGAAGCCGCGTTGATCAAAGCGGGGGCGGGCAACTACAACGCCATGTGTATAGGCTGTCACCTTGCCCCTGGCGTTGGGAAGACTGAGCTAAGCCAAGCGCTATACCCGTCGCCACCCGACCTCACCAAGGTGGGTGTCGGAGGCGATCCAGCCGCCGCATTCTGGACAATCAAGCACGGTATCAAAGCCACGGGCATGCCCGCCTGGGGCAAGAGCATGGGCGATGAGTACATCTGGGGAATCGTCGCGTTCCTGGATCAACTGCCCCAGATGAATGCCGAGCAGTACAAGGCCTTGGTGGCCACGAGCGGCGGCCACCAGCACGGCGGCGGTGAAAGCGATATGCACAACCATGAGGGCCAGCACGGCGGGAGCGGTCATGCCGAGCATGGTGATCACGATGAAGCGGCAGACGACGATCATGCCCAGGCAGCTCACGACCATGGAGCTGCACCCGCAGGCTCCGCTCAAGCGGCAGATCATCACGGTGACCACAATGCGGCCGAGGCCCATTCGGATGCCCACCCGACATCGTCGCCAAAGACGCATGTTCACAAAGACGGTAAGGAGCACACTCATGCCAACTAA
- a CDS encoding ATP-binding protein, protein MNDLTFSPAEYIPTGMPQYDGNPLIECLPRILSDVDVVRRVGNLPPKPDEAERALPPKLRGHGINRLKDVVVPFEIHLRLEDLFSQLIRYGYMGRNPLLASSVRHRLPSSAEAKGHGFMSTAETMTLIGLSGMGKTTALNSIARLYPQVISHSRYKDAILIETQVVWLKIECPHDGSLRGFCAAFFSALDAALGVDKYSRRGGSGNSISVMLQHISQLCKTFFIGALIIDEMQHLCSSRGGQDREKLLNFFVTLSNDAGVPLVYVGTNAMLPLFSGVLRNARRAAGMGPIAFDRFSEDDPFWEHLVSQLWAYDWTASCAPLTKELLSKIYDLAQGNTDFLAKLLMLAQRHVIWEGLDAITPAVLQQVYDNQMRLLHKPIEALRSGDPLQIADFEDMMPTKDQIAQMMNYDLARRADRAHLSLLTQAAITPPPQAKDKSASKAKGRTVVPVADGALANVHFSKDEDLQAQLEQRGWVDRDSSW, encoded by the coding sequence ATGAACGATTTGACGTTCTCCCCCGCAGAATACATTCCTACAGGCATGCCTCAGTACGATGGCAACCCGCTGATCGAATGCTTGCCTAGAATTCTGTCGGATGTAGATGTGGTCAGGCGCGTTGGGAACCTTCCGCCGAAGCCCGACGAGGCTGAACGAGCGTTGCCACCGAAGCTTCGCGGTCATGGGATCAACCGGCTGAAAGATGTTGTTGTTCCATTCGAAATTCACCTGCGCCTTGAAGACCTTTTCAGCCAGCTGATTCGCTACGGATATATGGGACGCAATCCGCTGTTGGCCTCATCTGTTAGGCATCGGCTGCCTTCCTCAGCGGAGGCCAAGGGCCACGGATTCATGTCCACCGCTGAGACGATGACGCTCATCGGCTTGAGTGGTATGGGTAAGACCACAGCGCTCAATTCCATCGCAAGGCTTTATCCGCAGGTGATCAGCCACAGCAGATATAAAGACGCCATTCTCATCGAAACCCAGGTCGTGTGGCTAAAGATTGAGTGCCCTCATGACGGCTCGTTGCGCGGTTTCTGTGCAGCATTCTTCTCAGCGTTGGATGCTGCGTTAGGAGTCGACAAATACTCGCGCAGGGGCGGTTCTGGCAACAGCATCAGCGTAATGCTCCAGCACATCAGTCAGCTGTGCAAAACCTTTTTCATTGGTGCTTTGATCATTGATGAAATGCAGCATCTTTGCTCCTCGCGGGGGGGACAGGATCGGGAAAAGTTGCTGAATTTCTTCGTAACTTTATCCAACGATGCAGGCGTTCCGCTGGTGTATGTAGGGACCAACGCAATGCTCCCGCTGTTTTCTGGTGTGCTGCGCAACGCCCGAAGAGCGGCGGGGATGGGACCCATCGCTTTTGACCGATTCAGCGAAGACGATCCGTTTTGGGAGCACTTGGTGTCCCAACTCTGGGCCTATGACTGGACGGCATCATGCGCCCCCCTGACGAAGGAGCTCTTGTCCAAGATCTATGATCTCGCCCAAGGCAATACTGATTTCCTAGCGAAACTGCTTATGCTTGCGCAGCGTCATGTAATTTGGGAGGGCCTCGACGCTATTACGCCAGCGGTGCTTCAGCAGGTGTATGACAATCAAATGAGGCTTCTACACAAGCCTATCGAGGCTCTACGAAGCGGTGATCCTCTTCAGATTGCTGACTTCGAGGACATGATGCCTACAAAAGACCAGATCGCCCAGATGATGAACTACGACTTGGCTCGCCGGGCCGACAGAGCTCATCTTTCGCTACTTACCCAGGCCGCGATCACTCCTCCACCTCAAGCCAAGGATAAATCGGCATCGAAGGCTAAGGGTCGTACCGTGGTCCCGGTTGCTGACGGAGCATTAGCTAACGTGCATTTTTCGAAGGACGAAGACCTTCAGGCTCAGCTCGAACAGCGCGGCTGGGTGGATAGGGATTCCTCCTGGTGA
- a CDS encoding co-regulatory protein PtrA N-terminal domain-containing protein, with product MNMVKAIVMVVTFGMAGIALAEGGADRTFARMEAARQSSMQAYQVAQEKKEQAPVAAQSSKHAGHESC from the coding sequence ATGAACATGGTCAAAGCAATTGTGATGGTCGTTACCTTCGGCATGGCAGGCATCGCCCTGGCAGAGGGAGGCGCTGACCGGACCTTTGCGCGGATGGAAGCGGCTCGCCAAAGCTCCATGCAGGCCTACCAGGTTGCGCAGGAGAAGAAAGAACAGGCGCCAGTCGCCGCCCAGTCCAGCAAGCACGCGGGCCACGAAAGTTGCTGA
- a CDS encoding TnsD family Tn7-like transposition protein has product MANLLFFPQPFPDESLYSLAVRYHKLAANPGYRVSSHELFGSYSRTCGSILPCCLGALSERLGGALPVGELINRFTLLPLYLPFLNEQKGRDAVVLMGGNRGTGLKMALGITASRFLQHASFRYCESCVGQDILECGSAYWHRIHQASGTCVCPRHSEVLQAMRFPKGADWRCMLLPGESGGTPVMDCGEHSAAIAIARMQLWGLDHPDEIKAIQAGNFFRTRLDEMSFIRSGRIREGMLREFLTRRLRCSPSAAEFEEMVRSCDWVLQIIRRRERIVQPFKFYFLCWLLDLELEHLKTYCPEADISAGVMVCRDRPNNLTDDNDLQARRLAFANSTNPKCHDKPGYQWLYRHDREWLVNYVAANPYLRDRKIRIDWQSRDFTLASELAKARAILLSVHGKPQQVTRAALCRLVVNAHAFLKMPEHFPRSIRLMADLLESTHDHQLRKIRWAIREYSLTEHCAMSVLYRYAGIRISRVSEDEILMQIRDDMD; this is encoded by the coding sequence GTGGCTAACCTTCTGTTCTTCCCCCAGCCGTTCCCGGATGAGTCGCTCTACAGCCTGGCCGTGCGCTATCACAAGCTAGCGGCCAATCCAGGATACCGCGTGTCAAGCCACGAGCTCTTCGGTAGCTACTCGCGTACCTGTGGTTCCATTTTGCCATGCTGCTTAGGGGCTCTGTCTGAGCGTCTGGGAGGCGCCCTTCCCGTAGGAGAGTTGATCAATCGCTTCACACTTTTACCGCTTTATTTGCCGTTTTTGAATGAACAGAAGGGCCGCGATGCCGTTGTTCTAATGGGAGGTAATCGGGGTACAGGACTCAAGATGGCCTTGGGCATAACAGCGTCGCGTTTCCTCCAACACGCCTCGTTTAGATATTGCGAGAGCTGCGTCGGACAGGACATTCTGGAGTGCGGCTCAGCCTACTGGCATCGTATTCATCAAGCTTCGGGCACTTGCGTCTGTCCGCGCCACAGCGAAGTGCTACAGGCGATGAGATTTCCCAAAGGGGCAGATTGGCGTTGCATGTTGCTACCGGGCGAATCAGGTGGAACGCCGGTTATGGACTGTGGAGAACACAGCGCGGCCATTGCGATTGCCCGTATGCAGCTATGGGGGCTCGACCACCCCGATGAGATCAAAGCGATCCAGGCTGGAAATTTTTTCAGGACCCGTTTGGACGAGATGAGTTTTATTAGGTCTGGTCGAATTAGAGAGGGAATGCTGAGAGAGTTCTTAACCAGGCGACTTCGGTGCAGTCCTAGCGCTGCCGAGTTTGAAGAAATGGTTCGGTCCTGTGACTGGGTTTTGCAGATCATACGGCGACGAGAGCGAATCGTGCAGCCCTTCAAGTTCTATTTCCTCTGCTGGCTCCTCGATCTGGAGCTGGAACACCTCAAGACCTACTGTCCAGAGGCCGATATATCCGCTGGTGTTATGGTCTGTCGTGATAGGCCGAATAACCTTACTGATGACAATGACCTCCAAGCCCGCCGGTTAGCCTTTGCAAACAGTACAAACCCCAAATGTCATGACAAGCCGGGCTATCAGTGGTTGTACCGCCACGACAGGGAATGGTTGGTCAACTATGTTGCTGCAAACCCCTACCTCAGAGATCGAAAGATTCGAATCGACTGGCAATCCAGGGACTTCACCCTTGCGTCAGAGCTCGCTAAAGCTAGGGCGATCTTACTTTCTGTACACGGAAAGCCTCAGCAGGTCACCCGCGCTGCTCTATGCAGGCTTGTGGTAAACGCCCACGCTTTCCTTAAAATGCCGGAACATTTTCCGAGGAGCATAAGGTTGATGGCGGATTTGCTTGAGTCTACTCATGACCACCAGCTGCGTAAAATCCGGTGGGCAATCCGAGAATACTCTCTGACTGAACACTGTGCCATGAGTGTTCTCTACCGTTATGCAGGAATACGGATATCTCGCGTATCCGAAGATGAAATCCTCATGCAGATACGTGACGATATGGACTAG
- a CDS encoding TniQ family protein: protein MRIFAPLPGEYVASALKRGNELLGIKSLKTEDFYIKPIPRVGFGISKNLSTVQAEWRPHQEFYYPKLLDDHKVSELVLNDHTLYPMIAALGRHRATAIVTPKTWQKVCPDCVLEDLNNCGSPYIHCRHVLGSVQVCSTHACTLIETCPACSMPLKKHEIGHLAKCSKQGKWSRRQKREFGSTRHMYAKFVADLLGYRGPMIHDGTADFIAYASLMINRTREFERTELDISKLIYKEMGITSRLTTSSISTSDKFPMYVFLGCHTAENYLNLLANQDEQDLLREKKKSIFNKLLHEANRTSPYRHVSA from the coding sequence ATGAGAATTTTCGCACCATTACCTGGAGAATATGTCGCATCAGCGCTTAAGCGAGGCAATGAGCTTCTAGGTATTAAATCTCTAAAAACTGAAGATTTCTATATAAAACCGATACCTCGTGTTGGCTTCGGGATTAGTAAAAACTTAAGCACCGTGCAAGCAGAGTGGCGGCCGCATCAGGAATTTTATTACCCAAAACTGCTAGACGACCACAAAGTTTCCGAACTAGTCCTAAACGACCACACGTTGTATCCTATGATAGCTGCGCTTGGTCGTCATCGAGCGACCGCAATCGTCACACCAAAGACTTGGCAGAAAGTTTGTCCAGATTGCGTTCTCGAAGACTTGAATAACTGCGGAAGCCCCTATATTCATTGCAGGCACGTGTTGGGTTCCGTACAGGTTTGCAGTACTCATGCTTGCACTCTAATCGAAACATGTCCGGCCTGCTCAATGCCACTGAAAAAGCACGAGATTGGTCACCTAGCCAAGTGCAGCAAGCAGGGCAAATGGTCAAGACGTCAAAAGCGAGAATTCGGATCAACCCGTCATATGTATGCCAAATTTGTCGCAGATCTTCTGGGCTACCGCGGCCCGATGATACATGATGGAACGGCAGACTTTATCGCATATGCAAGCCTCATGATTAATCGCACTAGAGAATTCGAACGCACCGAGCTGGATATTTCCAAACTGATTTACAAAGAAATGGGGATTACGTCGAGACTTACCACGAGCAGTATCTCCACCAGTGACAAATTTCCTATGTATGTATTTTTAGGATGTCACACCGCTGAGAACTATTTAAATTTGCTAGCGAACCAAGATGAGCAAGACCTCCTGCGAGAGAAGAAAAAATCCATATTCAATAAACTCTTGCACGAAGCCAATAGAACTAGTCCATATCGTCACGTATCTGCATGA
- a CDS encoding copper resistance system multicopper oxidase — MQSKTTRRSFVKGLAATGLLGGLGMWRAPVWAVTSPGQPNVLSGTDFDLYIGELPVNITGAARTAMAINGSVPGPILRWREGDTVTLRVRNRLKQDTSIHWHGIILPANMDGVPGLSFHGIAPDGMYEYKFKVHQNGTYWYHSHSGFQEQSGVYGALVIDAKDPEPFVYDRDYVVMLSDWTDEDPARVLSKLKKQSDYYNFHKRTVGDFVDDVSEKGWSAAVADRKMWAEMKMSPTDLADVSGYTYTYLMNGQAPNGNWTGIFKPGEKIRLRFINGSAMTYFDVRIPGLKMTVVAADGQYVKPVSVDEFRIAVAETYDVIVEPENEQAYTIFAQSMDRTGYSRGTLAVREGLQAPVPEVDPRPIIAMSDMGMDHGSMGGMDHGSMAGMDHSKMAGMDHGSMAGMDHSKMAGMDHGSMAGMSSAMQSHPASETNNPLVDMQTMSPTPKLNDPGIGLRNNGRRVLTYADLRSTFIDPDGREPGRTIELHLTGHMEKFAWSFDGIKFSDAEPLRLKYGERLRITLVNDTMMTHPIHLHGMWSDLEDENGNFMVRKHTIDMPPGSKRSYRVTADALGRWAYHCHLLFHMEMGMFREVRVDE, encoded by the coding sequence ATGCAAAGCAAAACCACGAGACGATCTTTCGTCAAAGGCCTGGCCGCTACCGGACTTCTGGGTGGGCTCGGCATGTGGCGCGCGCCGGTCTGGGCCGTGACCAGCCCCGGCCAACCGAACGTGCTCAGCGGCACGGACTTCGATCTGTATATCGGTGAACTGCCCGTCAACATCACGGGTGCAGCTCGTACGGCCATGGCCATCAACGGCTCCGTGCCAGGGCCAATCCTGCGCTGGCGCGAAGGCGACACCGTGACGCTGCGCGTACGCAACCGGCTGAAACAGGACACCTCCATTCACTGGCACGGCATCATCCTGCCCGCCAACATGGACGGTGTGCCGGGCTTGAGCTTCCACGGCATCGCTCCCGATGGCATGTACGAATACAAGTTCAAGGTCCACCAAAACGGTACTTACTGGTATCACAGCCACTCTGGCTTCCAGGAACAGTCCGGCGTTTATGGTGCTCTGGTGATCGATGCCAAAGATCCCGAGCCGTTTGTGTATGACCGCGATTACGTCGTCATGCTCAGCGATTGGACGGATGAGGACCCGGCGCGGGTGCTCTCCAAACTCAAGAAGCAATCTGACTACTACAACTTCCACAAGCGCACAGTTGGCGACTTCGTTGACGATGTGAGCGAGAAAGGCTGGTCGGCCGCTGTAGCGGATCGGAAGATGTGGGCTGAAATGAAGATGAGCCCCACCGACCTCGCTGATGTGAGCGGGTATACCTACACCTACCTCATGAACGGCCAGGCTCCGAACGGCAACTGGACGGGAATCTTCAAGCCCGGCGAGAAAATCCGCCTGCGCTTTATCAACGGCTCGGCCATGACCTATTTCGATGTCCGGATTCCTGGGCTGAAGATGACGGTTGTGGCTGCCGACGGCCAGTACGTCAAACCCGTATCGGTCGATGAGTTCCGGATCGCCGTTGCGGAAACCTACGATGTCATCGTCGAACCTGAAAACGAGCAGGCCTATACGATCTTCGCGCAGTCCATGGACCGTACCGGGTACTCCCGAGGCACCCTGGCAGTTCGTGAAGGCTTGCAAGCGCCCGTGCCGGAGGTAGATCCGCGCCCGATCATCGCCATGAGCGACATGGGCATGGACCACGGCAGCATGGGCGGAATGGATCATGGCAGCATGGCCGGCATGGACCACAGTAAGATGGCCGGCATGGACCATGGCAGCATGGCCGGCATGGACCACAGCAAGATGGCTGGCATGGACCATGGCAGCATGGCCGGCATGAGCAGTGCAATGCAGAGCCATCCAGCTTCCGAGACCAACAACCCGTTGGTCGATATGCAGACCATGTCGCCGACCCCGAAGCTGAACGATCCGGGAATTGGCCTGCGCAACAACGGACGCCGAGTGCTGACCTACGCCGATTTGCGGAGCACCTTCATCGATCCCGATGGTCGAGAGCCTGGACGGACAATCGAACTGCACCTTACCGGCCACATGGAGAAGTTCGCGTGGTCGTTCGACGGTATCAAATTCTCCGACGCTGAACCGCTGCGGTTGAAATATGGCGAGCGTCTTCGCATCACTTTAGTCAACGACACCATGATGACTCACCCCATCCATCTCCACGGTATGTGGAGTGATCTGGAGGACGAGAACGGCAACTTCATGGTTCGCAAGCACACCATCGACATGCCACCTGGCTCAAAACGAAGCTATCGCGTCACCGCAGATGCCTTGGGACGTTGGGCCTATCACTGTCACCTACTGTTCCACATGGAAATGGGCATGTTCCGAGAAGTCCGTGTGGACGAATGA
- a CDS encoding AbrB/MazE/SpoVT family DNA-binding domain-containing protein, with protein MTQSARTTVKCLDPGDGSGDVIVEIPDDILRELGVTTGDRLSIELINGDIVLKPVRERRESD; from the coding sequence ATGACTCAATCAGCGCGCACCACGGTAAAGTGCCTAGATCCCGGCGACGGCTCCGGCGATGTGATTGTGGAAATACCCGATGACATTTTGCGCGAGCTCGGGGTCACGACGGGCGACAGACTCTCCATCGAGCTCATCAACGGCGATATCGTACTCAAGCCAGTCCGCGAGCGCCGTGAATCTGACTAG
- a CDS encoding heavy metal response regulator transcription factor, protein MKLLVAEDEPKTGVYLQQGLTEAGFTVDRVMTGTDALQQAQSEAYDLLILDVMMPGLDGWEVLRKIRAAGKDVPVLFLTARDGVDDRVKGLELGADDYLVKPFAFSELLARVRTLLRRGNGGSVQTTMKMADLEVDLLKRRATRNGKRIDLTAKEFALLELLMRRRGEVLPKSLIASQVWDMNFDSDTNVIEVAIRRLRAKIDDDFAPKLIHTARGMGYMMDVAE, encoded by the coding sequence ATGAAATTACTCGTAGCCGAAGATGAGCCGAAAACCGGTGTCTACCTCCAGCAAGGCCTGACAGAAGCTGGCTTCACCGTAGACCGGGTGATGACAGGCACTGACGCCCTGCAACAAGCGCAGAGCGAAGCGTATGACTTGCTGATCTTGGACGTAATGATGCCGGGGCTCGATGGCTGGGAGGTCCTGCGCAAGATCCGGGCAGCGGGGAAAGACGTGCCGGTCCTCTTTCTCACGGCCCGTGATGGCGTAGATGATCGCGTGAAAGGCTTGGAGCTGGGTGCTGATGACTACCTGGTGAAGCCCTTTGCGTTCTCTGAGCTGTTGGCGCGGGTCCGCACACTGCTGCGCAGAGGCAACGGTGGTTCTGTTCAAACCACCATGAAGATGGCGGACCTAGAGGTTGACCTGCTCAAGCGCCGGGCTACGCGAAACGGCAAGCGGATCGACCTTACTGCCAAGGAGTTTGCCCTTTTGGAGCTGCTCATGCGCCGACGCGGGGAGGTGCTCCCCAAGTCGCTGATCGCTTCTCAGGTCTGGGACATGAACTTCGACAGTGACACCAACGTGATCGAGGTCGCGATTCGCCGACTGCGGGCCAAGATTGATGACGACTTCGCGCCAAAGCTCATCCATACCGCCCGAGGCATGGGCTACATGATGGATGTGGCCGAGTGA